Proteins encoded together in one Chitinophaga sp. LS1 window:
- a CDS encoding FecR family protein: protein MDQEQYTVADLMTNPSFRAWADQSDEKARAHWEQWLAAHPDRHDDVNTAFTLLSLLKENENGPSPEDMLEMQDRFDTTLGRQRRMLLYRWTAAAASLLLLITTGILFNNRSTTIHTGIAMTKEVNLPDGSKVLLNANTTLKYKGHEVWIEGEAYFSGEHHDLKVHTGGMDVAVLGTAFNIYNRKQQIEVLLESGKVNVTGAGWAKNAGTLHLTPGEMIHLDATNKMMTRINPETFTSWKNGRLIFKNTPLYKVAAILEENYGFHVRWKSTKLQMERFSGSCPLDNTDILLAAIRSVYNDQLIVQANHTIVFE, encoded by the coding sequence ATGGATCAAGAACAATATACAGTAGCGGATCTGATGACCAATCCCTCTTTCAGAGCATGGGCCGATCAGTCAGATGAAAAGGCCCGCGCACATTGGGAACAATGGCTCGCCGCCCACCCGGATCGTCATGATGATGTGAACACCGCTTTCACCTTACTTTCTTTGTTGAAAGAAAATGAAAACGGACCTTCTCCCGAAGATATGCTTGAAATGCAGGATAGATTCGATACCACACTTGGCCGCCAACGCCGTATGCTGCTATACCGCTGGACAGCCGCCGCTGCATCACTGTTATTGCTTATTACTACAGGTATATTATTCAATAACCGTAGCACCACCATTCACACCGGTATCGCTATGACGAAAGAAGTAAACCTGCCGGATGGTTCCAAAGTATTACTAAATGCCAACACTACTTTAAAATACAAAGGGCACGAAGTATGGATCGAAGGGGAAGCTTACTTCAGCGGTGAACACCATGACCTGAAAGTACATACCGGTGGCATGGATGTAGCTGTTCTCGGTACCGCATTCAACATCTACAATCGTAAACAACAGATTGAAGTATTGCTGGAATCAGGCAAGGTAAATGTAACCGGTGCAGGATGGGCGAAAAACGCAGGTACCCTACACCTCACACCCGGTGAAATGATCCACCTCGATGCCACCAACAAAATGATGACCCGTATCAATCCAGAGACCTTCACATCCTGGAAGAACGGCCGTCTGATCTTTAAAAATACACCACTATATAAAGTTGCCGCCATACTGGAAGAAAATTACGGTTTTCACGTCCGGTGGAAAAGCACCAAATTACAAATGGAACGCTTCTCCGGCTCATGTCCCTTAGACAATACAGACATTCTCCTGGCAGCTATTCGGTCAGTGTACAATGACCAGTTAATAGTCCAGGCTAATCATACTATTGTATTCGAATAA
- a CDS encoding metallophosphoesterase family protein, which translates to MITSQKKMQMKGWLLLCLLFGAFLNVRAQISDGDEDPITVIRGPYLQVGSPTAMTIRWRTNVATRSRVRFGTTVNKWDLLKDDSTITTEHIVRISGLQPHTRYYYTVGTFADTLQGDANNYFYTLPAVGSKDLIRIGAFGDCGNNSANQRNVKQSVLNYLGNNYMDAWILLGDNAYGSGTDQEFQTKFFNVYKDDLLKQHPLYPTPGNHDYNDHDFPGAVEVAMRTHKTAYYQNFSMPTEAEDGGVPSHTQAFFSFDIGNVHFISLDSYGKEADQYRLYDTLGPQVQWVKRDLEANKNRQWVIAYWHHPPYTMGSHNSDEADELISIRENFIRILERNGVDLILCGHSHDYERSRLMKGHYGMMDSFDPAVHNLSHSSGLYDGSENSCPYVKDSLNAGTVYVVSGSAGKLGGRQKTYPHKAMQYANDTNGGASLLEIENNRLDLKWICADGVIRDHFTMMKEVNKHNEIKAKAGQSLTLTASFVGNYKWSEKGQETKSITIKVAKGTNTYTVEDKEGCVKDTFTITAR; encoded by the coding sequence ATGATTACCTCGCAGAAAAAAATGCAAATGAAGGGATGGCTGTTGCTTTGTTTATTATTTGGTGCGTTTTTAAATGTGCGTGCCCAGATCAGTGATGGAGATGAAGACCCGATTACAGTGATCCGTGGCCCCTACTTACAGGTAGGATCCCCCACCGCTATGACGATCCGCTGGCGTACAAATGTAGCCACACGTAGCCGTGTGCGCTTTGGTACGACAGTGAACAAATGGGATCTCTTAAAAGACGATTCTACAATTACGACAGAACACATCGTGCGTATTTCAGGTTTACAACCTCATACCCGTTACTATTATACAGTAGGTACATTTGCCGATACATTGCAGGGCGATGCGAACAACTACTTCTACACCCTGCCGGCTGTGGGTAGCAAAGACCTGATCAGGATCGGTGCATTTGGAGATTGTGGCAATAACTCCGCCAACCAGCGTAATGTAAAACAATCCGTACTCAATTACCTGGGTAATAACTATATGGATGCGTGGATACTCTTAGGTGATAATGCATATGGCAGTGGTACCGACCAGGAGTTTCAGACAAAGTTTTTTAATGTATATAAAGATGATCTGTTAAAACAGCATCCCTTGTATCCTACACCGGGTAACCATGATTACAATGACCATGATTTTCCCGGTGCGGTAGAAGTAGCGATGCGTACGCACAAGACCGCGTATTATCAGAACTTCTCTATGCCGACAGAAGCAGAAGATGGTGGTGTACCTTCTCACACACAGGCGTTCTTCTCATTTGATATCGGAAATGTACACTTTATTTCATTGGATAGCTATGGTAAGGAAGCAGATCAATATCGTCTGTACGATACACTGGGTCCGCAGGTACAATGGGTAAAGCGTGACCTGGAAGCGAATAAGAATAGACAGTGGGTGATTGCTTACTGGCACCACCCTCCTTATACGATGGGATCTCACAACTCTGATGAAGCAGATGAGCTGATCAGTATCCGTGAAAACTTTATCCGTATACTTGAGCGGAATGGTGTAGACCTCATCCTTTGCGGACATAGCCATGATTACGAGCGTTCCCGCCTCATGAAAGGACATTATGGAATGATGGATTCATTTGATCCTGCGGTACATAACCTGAGTCATTCTTCAGGGCTGTATGATGGTAGTGAGAATAGCTGTCCTTATGTAAAAGATTCACTGAATGCAGGAACGGTGTATGTGGTGAGTGGTTCAGCAGGTAAACTGGGTGGCAGACAAAAGACCTACCCACACAAGGCGATGCAGTATGCGAATGATACGAATGGTGGGGCATCCTTGTTAGAAATTGAAAACAATCGGCTGGATCTGAAATGGATTTGTGCAGACGGCGTGATCCGTGATCATTTCACGATGATGAAAGAAGTGAATAAGCACAATGAGATCAAAGCCAAAGCGGGACAGTCATTGACACTGACGGCTTCATTTGTGGGTAATTATAAGTGGAGTGAGAAGGGGCAGGAGACTAAGTCAATAACGATCAAGGTGGCAAAAGGAACGAACACTTATACTGTAGAAGATAAGGAAGGTTGTGTAAAAGATACCTTTACAATTACAGCGCGATGA
- a CDS encoding SusC/RagA family TonB-linked outer membrane protein, producing the protein MKRKLNRYVVLTVLLLLEVWQVRAHTAPIAYNYVSEKVSLITALQKMEDIFHVNFNYNSATVANKFVYLEQFPQQGAFNASKVAQALQPLGLTIVELGHKDYAIQRMTTANAITISGNDHNANNDDHKIINGTITNDKGEPVPGAIITDQATNKSVIADDQGRYTIEVNGATTLLVHAVGFTKKTVKAGTSAMLNIQLMPDVKDLSAVVVTALGIKREEKALGYSIATLDGSKVSTVKDVNIVNSLSGKVAGVDIRSASSDPGGSVLITIRGASSIANNNQPLFVVDGVPVASANRSPTVPVGQVTVDYGSPISDVSPDDIATVTVLKGASAAALYGSRAANGVILITTKSGNGKNKKGLNVSANFSAIYDKAWQFPDFQSEYGAGDATGSVDPSNTLSTASWGPKLNTGAKYIQWNSPTDANGDKVATDWIAYPNRVKDFYETGSTYTSNVAITGSNFRLSYTNLQNKGITPNTGLQRNNINLAAGYDLNPKIKVTTNIAYTNNTSNNRPTFNRGSSSYILYTMPANINSKLLKNYWQSGEEGLQQWSQDQGSTDNPYFVAYQLTNAYNRHHVTGNVQLTMELAKGLTLMGRTGLDWYTETDESKRAVSAVQNPYGAYYIGDLFGSEQNTDFLLTYKKSLQHDFAFFVSVGANRMDQHSNTQSQAASKLVMPGVYNISNAAAGTVTNSSYKATKRINSLYAMGELSYKSYAFLDLSARNDWSSALPTNHNSYFYPSASLSLVLSDMLKIEHGALSYAKLRLNWSKVGKDTDPYSLYNSFTFSSPDWGDVKMATFSTTLKNNNLKPEIATSYEIGTDLKFFNNRLAVEATWYTTDSRNQIIQIPTTMASGYSARIINAGEIRNRGWEVAVHGTPISGKFIWDIGANFTRNRNKVIALADGITSYLQGSAEGMQYQVREGQSLGNMYGFTWTTVPDGPNKGKELLDETGHSQYATGLVKIGNYNPDFSLGITNTFTYGHFTLNTLIDYRQGGQFFSYMFMNLLSDGRTKNTLKGRDTEHGGLSWNDGTTDRTDGMIEDGYISDGNGNYVKNTNVTDPESFYGDYYWKMHARNTFSATYVKLREVSLTYLFSKEQTGRLPISNLSVSLIARNLFSWTAAGSGYDPETAMTIKSGSITPGTSSWSLPYTRSYGVKLGLNF; encoded by the coding sequence ATGAAACGCAAATTGAACAGGTACGTTGTCCTGACTGTCCTCCTATTGCTGGAAGTCTGGCAGGTAAGGGCCCACACTGCTCCGATCGCCTATAACTATGTAAGTGAAAAGGTCTCGCTGATTACAGCACTCCAGAAAATGGAAGACATCTTTCACGTGAATTTTAATTACAACAGCGCGACCGTCGCTAACAAATTTGTATACCTTGAACAGTTCCCGCAACAGGGGGCTTTCAATGCCAGCAAGGTAGCACAAGCCCTCCAACCACTGGGCCTCACTATCGTTGAACTGGGTCATAAAGACTACGCGATCCAGCGTATGACCACCGCTAACGCGATCACCATCTCCGGCAATGATCACAATGCCAATAACGATGATCACAAAATCATCAACGGTACCATCACCAACGATAAAGGTGAACCTGTACCCGGTGCTATCATCACCGATCAGGCCACCAACAAATCTGTGATCGCTGATGATCAGGGTCGCTATACCATCGAAGTAAATGGTGCGACCACTTTATTGGTGCACGCTGTCGGCTTTACCAAAAAGACTGTTAAAGCGGGTACTTCTGCTATGCTGAACATCCAGCTCATGCCGGATGTAAAGGACCTCTCTGCCGTGGTGGTGACTGCATTAGGTATCAAACGTGAAGAGAAAGCACTGGGTTATTCTATCGCTACTCTCGACGGTTCTAAAGTAAGCACTGTAAAAGATGTGAACATTGTAAACAGCCTCTCCGGCAAAGTTGCAGGTGTGGACATCCGCTCTGCCAGCTCTGATCCGGGTGGTTCTGTGCTGATCACCATCCGTGGCGCCAGCTCTATCGCTAATAATAACCAGCCTTTGTTCGTTGTGGATGGGGTACCTGTCGCTTCGGCTAACAGAAGCCCAACCGTTCCTGTAGGCCAGGTGACTGTTGACTACGGTAGCCCTATCTCCGATGTAAGTCCGGACGATATCGCCACCGTTACCGTGCTCAAAGGCGCCAGTGCTGCGGCTTTGTACGGTAGCCGTGCTGCTAACGGCGTGATCCTCATTACTACCAAAAGCGGTAATGGTAAAAACAAAAAAGGACTGAACGTAAGCGCAAACTTCAGCGCGATCTATGACAAAGCCTGGCAGTTCCCTGACTTCCAGAGTGAATATGGTGCAGGTGATGCCACGGGTTCTGTAGATCCATCCAATACCTTGTCTACTGCTTCATGGGGTCCTAAACTCAACACCGGCGCCAAATATATTCAATGGAACAGCCCTACCGATGCCAACGGCGACAAGGTAGCGACCGACTGGATCGCTTATCCTAACAGGGTGAAAGATTTCTATGAAACTGGTTCTACCTATACCAGCAACGTAGCCATCACTGGTAGCAACTTCCGCCTCTCTTATACAAATTTGCAAAATAAAGGTATCACGCCTAATACAGGTCTGCAGCGCAACAACATCAACCTCGCCGCAGGGTATGATCTGAATCCTAAAATTAAGGTGACTACCAATATTGCTTATACAAATAATACCAGTAATAACCGTCCTACTTTCAACAGGGGTAGCTCCAGTTATATCCTGTATACCATGCCGGCGAACATCAACTCCAAACTGCTGAAAAATTACTGGCAGAGTGGTGAAGAAGGCCTGCAACAATGGTCACAGGATCAGGGTAGTACAGATAACCCTTACTTCGTAGCTTATCAACTGACCAATGCCTACAATCGTCATCACGTAACAGGCAATGTGCAGTTGACCATGGAACTGGCTAAGGGCTTAACATTAATGGGTCGTACAGGTCTCGACTGGTATACTGAAACCGACGAAAGCAAGCGTGCAGTAAGTGCTGTGCAGAACCCTTATGGTGCCTATTATATCGGTGACCTCTTCGGTAGTGAGCAGAATACAGACTTCCTCCTGACCTATAAGAAAAGTCTTCAACACGATTTTGCATTTTTCGTAAGCGTAGGTGCTAACCGCATGGACCAGCATTCTAACACGCAGTCACAGGCTGCCAGTAAGCTGGTAATGCCGGGTGTATACAACATCTCCAATGCTGCTGCAGGTACTGTTACCAACTCTTCTTACAAGGCAACCAAACGCATCAACAGTTTGTATGCTATGGGTGAACTGTCTTACAAGAGTTATGCATTCCTGGATCTGAGTGCCAGAAATGACTGGTCCAGCGCGCTGCCTACTAATCACAACTCCTACTTTTATCCCTCTGCCTCATTGAGCTTAGTGTTGTCTGATATGTTGAAGATCGAACACGGTGCGCTGTCTTATGCCAAATTGAGATTGAACTGGTCTAAGGTAGGTAAGGATACTGATCCTTACAGCCTGTACAACAGCTTTACCTTCAGCTCTCCTGACTGGGGTGATGTGAAGATGGCGACCTTCAGCACTACACTGAAGAACAACAACCTGAAACCTGAAATCGCTACCTCTTATGAGATTGGTACGGATCTGAAATTCTTCAACAACAGGTTAGCGGTAGAAGCTACGTGGTATACCACCGATAGCCGTAACCAGATCATTCAGATCCCGACTACCATGGCCAGCGGTTATAGCGCACGCATCATCAACGCCGGTGAAATCCGTAACAGAGGCTGGGAAGTAGCTGTACACGGTACGCCGATCTCTGGTAAATTCATCTGGGATATCGGTGCAAACTTTACCCGCAACAGGAACAAAGTGATCGCACTGGCTGATGGTATTACTTCTTACCTGCAAGGGTCTGCAGAAGGTATGCAGTACCAGGTACGTGAAGGTCAGTCACTCGGCAATATGTACGGCTTCACCTGGACAACCGTTCCTGATGGTCCTAACAAAGGCAAGGAACTGCTGGACGAAACCGGTCATAGCCAGTATGCAACTGGCCTCGTGAAGATCGGTAACTACAATCCTGATTTCTCACTGGGTATCACCAACACCTTTACCTACGGTCACTTTACACTGAATACCCTGATCGATTACCGCCAGGGTGGCCAGTTCTTCTCTTATATGTTCATGAACCTGTTGTCTGACGGTCGTACTAAAAATACACTGAAAGGCCGTGATACAGAGCATGGTGGTCTGAGCTGGAACGATGGTACAACCGACCGTACAGATGGTATGATCGAAGACGGTTATATCTCAGATGGCAATGGTAACTATGTTAAGAATACCAACGTTACAGATCCTGAAAGTTTCTACGGTGACTACTATTGGAAGATGCACGCCCGCAATACCTTCAGCGCTACATATGTAAAGCTGCGTGAAGTGAGCCTGACATACCTGTTCAGCAAAGAGCAGACTGGCAGACTGCCGATCTCTAACCTGAGTGTATCACTGATAGCACGCAACCTGTTTAGCTGGACAGCCGCTGGTAGCGGATATGATCCTGAAACTGCGATGACGATCAAGAGCGGTAGCATCACCCCTGGTACATCCAGCTGGTCACTGCCATATACACGTTCTTATGGTGTGAAACTGGGTCTTAATTTTTAA
- a CDS encoding glycerophosphodiester phosphodiesterase family protein: protein MQFFSILLIALLPVVKHKHVVIAHRGDHTVLPENTLAAYTRAIEDGVDYVEVDLRTFKDGRLYISHGELSALSDKVPSFEQVLSLCKKKVNIYLDFKDADPAIVYPLIKKAGMQKHIVVFCNTFEQLKDWHKVAPDMPLMTSVPDEVKDLNAFFDEYPVSVIDGSIGQYTPEMLAVCKKRNVAIWLDVQAKDEDPLRWQKALDTPVQGLQTDHPGALINYLKQNGDR, encoded by the coding sequence ATGCAATTTTTTTCAATACTATTGATTGCATTGCTGCCTGTCGTAAAGCATAAACATGTAGTGATCGCCCATAGAGGCGATCACACTGTTTTACCGGAGAACACACTGGCAGCATATACACGTGCAATAGAAGATGGAGTGGATTATGTAGAGGTAGATTTGAGGACGTTCAAGGATGGGAGATTATATATTAGTCATGGGGAGCTGTCTGCGCTATCTGACAAAGTGCCTTCCTTTGAACAGGTATTGAGTCTTTGTAAGAAAAAGGTAAACATCTACCTTGACTTTAAAGATGCCGATCCGGCTATAGTATATCCATTGATTAAGAAAGCGGGTATGCAAAAGCACATCGTTGTATTCTGCAATACATTTGAGCAATTGAAGGATTGGCACAAAGTGGCGCCAGATATGCCACTGATGACGAGTGTGCCTGATGAAGTGAAGGATCTGAATGCGTTTTTTGACGAATACCCGGTGTCAGTGATCGATGGCAGCATTGGACAATATACCCCTGAAATGCTGGCAGTTTGCAAAAAACGGAATGTAGCCATATGGCTGGATGTGCAGGCAAAGGATGAAGATCCTCTTCGCTGGCAAAAGGCGTTGGATACACCTGTACAGGGTTTACAAACCGATCACCCGGGGGCATTGATCAATTACCTTAAACAAAATGGGGACAGATAA
- a CDS encoding glycerophosphodiester phosphodiesterase family protein: MNKLLFLLLFMAPVDNIIKDFYHHHEYVLVAAHRADHEEYPENSLPAIQRAIDKGIDIIELDVRETKDGVLVLMHDKSIEKKTDGHGNVTDLTFSELQGVHLKREGVITSERIPSFQNALEMARGKIMIDIDFKADTRSAMVSTCKLVRDMGMEKQVLFFVYDYKDADLVRAIDPNIPVMPRVHNAEETMAVVKQGRYAILHGDDDFYTDSLMQVVRKANMRVWMNALGDYDDLGEKGFDSLLQKKQVNVIQTDRPEELLGYLRRKGLHR, encoded by the coding sequence ATGAATAAGCTATTATTTTTACTGCTGTTTATGGCGCCTGTAGATAATATTATAAAGGATTTCTATCACCACCATGAATATGTATTGGTCGCGGCCCATCGTGCCGATCATGAGGAGTATCCTGAAAATTCTCTGCCGGCTATCCAGCGAGCGATAGATAAAGGTATTGACATTATTGAATTAGATGTTCGGGAAACAAAGGATGGGGTACTTGTGTTAATGCACGATAAGAGTATTGAGAAAAAGACGGATGGACATGGAAATGTAACCGATCTTACTTTTTCTGAATTACAGGGTGTACATTTAAAAAGAGAAGGCGTCATTACCTCAGAACGAATTCCTTCTTTTCAGAATGCGTTGGAAATGGCGAGAGGAAAGATCATGATCGATATCGATTTTAAAGCAGATACACGTAGTGCGATGGTATCGACCTGTAAACTGGTACGCGACATGGGAATGGAAAAACAGGTGTTGTTTTTTGTATATGATTATAAAGATGCGGATCTTGTAAGAGCAATAGATCCGAATATACCGGTGATGCCAAGGGTGCATAATGCGGAAGAGACTATGGCGGTGGTAAAACAGGGACGTTATGCTATCCTGCATGGAGATGATGATTTTTATACGGATAGTTTAATGCAGGTCGTGCGGAAAGCGAATATGAGAGTGTGGATGAATGCACTGGGGGATTATGATGATTTAGGGGAGAAGGGGTTTGATTCGCTGTTGCAGAAGAAGCAGGTGAATGTGATTCAGACGGATAGGCCGGAGGAGTTGCTGGGGTATTTACGGAGGAAGGGATTGCATAGATAA
- a CDS encoding SusD/RagB family nutrient-binding outer membrane lipoprotein has product MKKIYAIGVLFMLSACTKNFEEINTDPNTATTVNPQYLLSTALVKTAYPYQSEAFLDQPAEAGRYITKVRNEGDDLFGWSGNSWDGYYGALTYNKTFHDLAAGNDMLQYTAVSDIIRVFNFAYITDLYGDIPYSEALLSKDSSIVHPKYDQQEDIYPSLLATLTAANDTLAATTLSIDADYDILYSGVALNWRKFANALHLRLLLRISNKSASAYTEMQNIVDNPSKYPLFDSNSDDAALRYLGVNASDAWPGGNLNSKTTEIDKYKPSKEIVDTLLRLNDPRLPIWVAPVSSTTGYTVDSNLYVGVPNAISSPYDYNGGETHISKMAAIFYANQDDLLNASMMTYAEQCFILAEVVQSGKVTVSGETASSLYNKGISASLDAYGVSATDKATYLAQASVQYNGTLVQLITQKWIANFLKGPEGWFDHRRTGYPVFVTGPLAAISEIPSRYKYPTTEQSYNLDQYNAAVARQGADVLTTKMWYLK; this is encoded by the coding sequence ATGAAAAAGATATATGCCATTGGAGTGCTGTTCATGTTAAGTGCATGTACAAAGAACTTTGAGGAAATCAACACGGATCCAAATACGGCGACAACTGTGAATCCGCAATACCTGCTTTCAACGGCACTGGTAAAGACGGCATATCCCTATCAGAGCGAGGCATTTCTCGACCAGCCTGCAGAAGCAGGCCGTTACATCACCAAAGTACGTAACGAAGGTGATGACCTGTTTGGCTGGTCTGGCAATAGCTGGGACGGGTATTACGGTGCGCTGACATACAACAAAACCTTCCATGATCTGGCAGCCGGCAATGATATGTTGCAATACACAGCCGTGTCAGACATCATCAGGGTTTTCAACTTCGCTTATATTACAGACCTATATGGAGACATACCTTATAGTGAGGCCTTACTATCTAAAGACAGTAGTATAGTACATCCCAAATACGATCAGCAGGAGGATATCTATCCTTCGCTGCTGGCCACACTTACCGCTGCAAATGATACGCTGGCGGCGACAACGCTGAGCATCGATGCAGACTACGATATCCTGTATAGTGGTGTTGCACTGAACTGGCGCAAATTTGCCAATGCACTGCACCTGCGTTTACTGCTGCGTATATCGAACAAGTCAGCAAGTGCATATACTGAAATGCAGAATATAGTAGACAATCCTTCCAAATATCCTTTGTTCGACAGCAATAGCGACGATGCCGCACTGAGATATTTAGGTGTCAATGCATCTGATGCATGGCCGGGTGGTAACCTGAACAGCAAGACGACTGAGATCGATAAATACAAACCTAGTAAGGAGATCGTAGATACACTGCTGCGTCTGAATGATCCAAGGCTACCGATCTGGGTAGCGCCTGTATCAAGTACAACAGGGTATACAGTAGATTCAAATCTGTATGTAGGTGTACCCAATGCGATTTCTTCTCCTTATGATTATAATGGTGGTGAGACGCATATTTCCAAGATGGCAGCTATCTTCTACGCTAACCAGGATGATTTGCTGAATGCAAGTATGATGACCTATGCAGAGCAATGTTTTATACTGGCGGAAGTAGTACAGAGTGGCAAAGTAACGGTGAGTGGTGAAACAGCTTCTTCTTTATATAATAAAGGTATCAGCGCATCGCTGGATGCATACGGGGTATCTGCTACTGATAAGGCAACTTACCTGGCACAGGCCTCTGTACAATACAATGGTACATTGGTACAGCTGATCACACAGAAGTGGATTGCGAATTTCCTGAAAGGACCAGAAGGTTGGTTCGATCATAGAAGAACAGGGTATCCTGTATTTGTGACCGGACCGCTGGCTGCTATATCTGAGATCCCTTCCCGGTATAAGTATCCTACTACAGAGCAGTCTTATAACCTGGATCAGTATAATGCTGCGGTAGCAAGACAGGGTGCGGATGTACTGACAACGAAGATGTGGTATTTAAAATGA
- a CDS encoding sigma-70 family RNA polymerase sigma factor, with product MAVGQNDEIQLWEQFCRGDKRAFDSVWAYWFPILFKYCNRFTDDKGLIKDVLQDFFIELFTSRSRRNNVQHLKSYLMIAVRRKLLRVISQQKARSTEDLGNDESYGFYLDLSADHPIIQQQELHNRKQLVQHVINGLSNRQREAIYLYFFENIGYESIAEIMSMKEVKYARTLIYRALDEMRDTITKNKQLTELL from the coding sequence ATGGCAGTGGGACAAAACGATGAAATACAACTTTGGGAACAGTTTTGCAGAGGGGATAAGCGGGCATTCGACAGTGTGTGGGCTTATTGGTTCCCTATACTATTCAAATACTGTAACAGGTTCACCGACGACAAGGGCCTGATCAAAGATGTATTACAGGATTTTTTTATTGAGCTATTTACCAGCCGTTCCCGGCGTAATAATGTACAGCATTTAAAGAGCTATCTCATGATCGCTGTACGTCGTAAACTGCTGCGTGTTATCAGCCAGCAGAAAGCCAGATCCACCGAGGATTTGGGCAACGATGAAAGCTATGGCTTTTACCTCGATCTCTCCGCCGATCATCCCATCATTCAACAACAGGAATTGCATAATCGCAAACAGTTGGTACAGCACGTTATTAATGGACTGAGCAACCGTCAGCGTGAAGCAATTTATTTGTATTTCTTCGAAAATATCGGTTACGAAAGTATTGCTGAAATCATGTCTATGAAAGAAGTGAAATACGCCAGAACCCTCATCTATAGAGCGCTGGACGAAATGCGTGATACCATCACGAAAAATAAGCAACTCACTGAACTGCTGTAA